From Toxorhynchites rutilus septentrionalis strain SRP chromosome 2, ASM2978413v1, whole genome shotgun sequence, a single genomic window includes:
- the LOC129768249 gene encoding C-type lectin 37Da-like, translating into MIRNVCIVLQFCALLIGAQQLHCSPQSAQSYHIAMYPSNWHEAVEYCNRLGLRLAIVDNAAKHEAVVQAAQATGLQSSGFFGLWLGASDLARTKTYVWHSTGERLVFGKWKPGEPTGGNEHCLNLYYWPALAFNWTWNDAPCDTNLYAICETDENRCFR; encoded by the exons ATGATACGAAACGTTTGTATCGTCTTACAGTTCTGCGCTCTGCTGATTGGAGCCCAGCAATTGCATTGCTCTCCACAGAGCGCACAAAGCTATCACATAGCAATGTATCCG AGCAATTGGCATGAAGCGGTGGAATACTGCAATCGGTTGGGATTACGGCTGGCCATTGTTGACAACGCAGCCAAACACGAAGCGGTTGTTCAGGCAGCCCAAGCTACGGGCCTTCAATCCAGTGGATTCTTTGGTCTATGGCTTGGCGCAAGCGATCTGGCTAGGACTAAAACCTATGTGTGGCATAGCACCGGGGAGAGGTTAGTGTTCGGGAAGTGGAAACCTGGTGAGCCAACCGGTGGGAACGAACACTGTCTGAATCTGTACTACTGGCCAGCCTTGGCGTTCAATTGGACCTGGAATGATGCCCCGTGTGATACCAATCTGTACGCGATCTGTGAGACGGATGAGAATCGTTGTTTCAGATGA